In Sphingobacterium thalpophilum, a genomic segment contains:
- a CDS encoding GAF domain-containing sensor histidine kinase: MTIPNQLNQNQWYDRYTKKSDFDSCQRILEALCGHTKMRYGMIRRKIGRKWGNWCVYDYHSQKIVNKNSENYVKIYQEIRKGFSPIYIDDSEQCSVDEWTQVLHEFGLKSYISYPIINKNNSIVGHLSFMNAEPVHFDPIKLETLLPVCSDLIAIDFKTAIERRNTRKKLEQELSYSKNRELVLSSLAHDLNNPVSIVKVISQYLGANIKDESQKKLIKKIEEASSRVKGVIDDILDFSSIRLQDRLIRINDHYRMDSLIKQILSEFEVLHNRALIANINLPVDVPCDHQKMGRAFANLIGNAIKHGNPHENIEINACIQKENFIFSVTNEVAYPQYSDLTDLFKPFVKGVNSNGLGLGLFIVSEIVKIHKGKIVVNLKDNKITFKLMIPINSTTVVQ; encoded by the coding sequence ATGACAATCCCAAACCAATTAAATCAAAATCAATGGTACGATAGGTATACGAAGAAGAGCGACTTCGACTCCTGTCAAAGAATTTTGGAGGCTTTATGTGGCCACACGAAAATGAGGTATGGCATGATACGTAGGAAAATTGGCCGTAAATGGGGGAATTGGTGCGTTTATGACTATCACTCTCAGAAGATCGTCAATAAAAACAGTGAAAACTACGTTAAAATATATCAGGAAATAAGGAAAGGTTTCTCACCTATTTACATTGACGATAGCGAGCAATGTTCTGTCGACGAATGGACACAAGTTCTTCATGAATTCGGTTTAAAAAGCTATATCTCTTATCCGATTATTAACAAAAATAATTCTATTGTTGGACACTTGAGTTTCATGAATGCGGAACCCGTACACTTCGACCCAATTAAATTGGAGACGTTGCTCCCTGTTTGCAGTGATTTGATTGCAATAGATTTTAAAACTGCAATTGAACGTAGAAATACGAGAAAAAAATTAGAACAGGAACTTAGTTATTCCAAAAACAGAGAACTCGTTTTATCGTCTTTGGCCCATGACTTAAATAATCCTGTCAGCATCGTAAAAGTGATTTCGCAATATCTTGGCGCAAACATTAAAGATGAAAGTCAAAAAAAATTAATAAAGAAAATAGAAGAGGCTTCATCACGGGTAAAAGGTGTGATAGATGATATTTTAGATTTCAGTAGTATCCGTCTTCAAGACAGGCTAATTAGAATTAATGATCATTACCGCATGGATTCATTGATTAAGCAAATCTTATCGGAATTTGAAGTATTACACAATAGGGCACTAATCGCCAACATCAACCTTCCAGTTGATGTACCTTGTGATCATCAGAAAATGGGGCGGGCTTTCGCTAATTTAATTGGAAATGCTATAAAACATGGTAATCCTCATGAAAATATCGAAATAAATGCATGCATTCAAAAAGAAAATTTCATTTTTAGTGTTACAAATGAGGTCGCCTATCCTCAATATTCAGATCTTACAGATCTATTTAAGCCTTTCGTAAAAGGAGTCAATAGTAATGGGCTCGGATTAGGATTATTTATTGTGAGTGAAATAGTAAAAATTCATAAGGGAAAAATAGTCGTAAATTTAAAAGACAATAAAATTACGTTTAAACTAATGATCCCCATAAATTCAACTACAGTTGTTCAATAA
- a CDS encoding TonB-dependent receptor produces the protein MRTGRVIFLIPSTRENNNRSWFITQKTTLASSLLVLSFSIIPAISFSRERPIAVKKNGNDQESGTIKGKVKNSEGKGLSNVYINIDGINSTKTDHEGNFIFSKIPKGIHSMTVKHIGFQEIKSQIALERETLELPDFVMEQTSNHLNEVVVTASRLAESIDEVPSSITYIGGKTLEDQRLINDNLPNILMQKVPSISPSEESQNNFIAKIRGRNFLVLIDGIPQSTPLRNGGRDMKTIDASAIDHIEVINGASAMYGNGAAGGIINYITKKPKTDRSFHSSTSLNNSLSLVRPDETYGYNLAQVFSGSKDKFDYVVQGKIARTGVVRSSDGTIVSPFYGLGETKSYNALAKIGYQINDNHRIELMGNYYRSVQDSKYVGTKGEFGSKPAIGIPSDRVINGGTPYNKAFHVKYDGNFGRTSANMSLYYEDMNTVFESYNQTYSDHKGARLNFSTPFNLSNSNKVTLIYGVDLLKDHTVQKTLSDGLVTPDMNMKSGALYLQSKFNLAEYWILKGGVRYENLDFKVGDLTKAGKVTPGDKSNSNAFVFNLAGRYNKLKYLQPFVSFSQGYSIGDVGLVLRNGVPLSQIDPKPVVVNNFELGLNGTYAMLSYQLTGYYSSSKKGNTFAETSTPGNYELIQVPQRIYGLEFVVDVTPVEWLKFGTILGYMDGRQDLKNEGKYKDKLDNSIISPFKVNINADFKLTDRWNVYLQYLHLGKRDVFQPSEYNYGKYPISGYGLMDFQTRYKLKNLAFIFSVNNILNNDYFPLHAEVRGATNEGRYYVKGSGTIANLGIQLDL, from the coding sequence ATGCGGACAGGACGAGTGATTTTTTTAATACCTTCAACACGTGAAAACAACAACAGATCTTGGTTTATTACCCAAAAAACAACATTGGCGAGCAGTCTATTGGTTTTAAGTTTTTCCATAATTCCAGCAATAAGTTTTTCAAGGGAAAGACCGATTGCTGTTAAGAAAAATGGTAATGATCAAGAATCGGGGACAATTAAGGGCAAGGTGAAAAATTCAGAAGGGAAAGGTTTGTCCAATGTGTATATCAATATTGACGGTATAAATAGCACCAAGACTGATCATGAAGGGAATTTTATTTTTTCAAAGATTCCTAAAGGAATTCACTCCATGACCGTAAAGCATATTGGTTTTCAAGAAATCAAATCGCAGATCGCACTGGAACGGGAAACCCTGGAGCTTCCAGACTTTGTCATGGAGCAAACAAGTAATCATTTGAATGAAGTTGTCGTAACGGCGAGCCGACTGGCTGAAAGTATTGACGAAGTGCCATCATCAATTACCTATATCGGAGGTAAGACCTTAGAAGATCAACGTCTGATAAATGACAACCTACCCAATATTTTAATGCAGAAAGTGCCCAGTATCTCTCCCAGTGAGGAAAGCCAAAACAATTTTATTGCTAAAATACGTGGTCGGAATTTTTTGGTACTTATTGATGGAATTCCTCAATCGACTCCATTAAGAAATGGTGGAAGAGATATGAAGACGATAGACGCTAGCGCAATTGACCATATTGAGGTCATCAATGGTGCTTCTGCAATGTATGGAAATGGCGCGGCTGGTGGTATAATTAATTACATAACAAAAAAGCCAAAGACAGATAGGAGTTTTCATTCTTCAACCTCTTTAAATAATTCCCTAAGCTTGGTCAGACCAGATGAAACATACGGGTATAATTTGGCACAAGTATTTTCTGGATCGAAAGACAAGTTTGATTATGTTGTGCAAGGAAAGATTGCGCGAACAGGTGTCGTACGTAGCTCCGATGGTACCATTGTAAGTCCATTCTATGGCCTGGGCGAGACAAAAAGTTATAATGCCTTAGCGAAGATTGGTTATCAGATTAACGATAATCATCGTATCGAACTTATGGGGAACTATTATAGAAGTGTTCAGGATAGTAAATATGTTGGCACTAAGGGGGAGTTTGGCAGTAAACCTGCTATAGGGATACCTTCAGATAGAGTGATTAACGGTGGGACACCTTACAATAAAGCTTTTCATGTAAAGTATGATGGTAACTTTGGTAGAACCTCAGCAAATATGAGTCTGTATTATGAAGATATGAACACGGTATTTGAAAGCTACAACCAAACATATTCTGATCATAAGGGAGCCAGACTAAATTTTAGTACGCCCTTTAATCTATCCAACAGCAATAAGGTAACTTTAATTTATGGAGTAGATCTTTTAAAGGATCACACGGTTCAAAAAACGTTGAGCGATGGATTAGTGACACCCGATATGAACATGAAAAGTGGTGCCTTATACCTTCAAAGTAAGTTTAACCTGGCTGAATATTGGATCTTAAAAGGTGGTGTGCGATACGAAAACTTGGATTTCAAGGTAGGAGATCTAACAAAAGCAGGGAAAGTCACTCCTGGAGATAAGAGCAACTCAAACGCATTTGTATTCAACTTGGCAGGAAGGTATAATAAATTAAAATACCTGCAGCCCTTTGTATCATTTTCACAAGGGTATTCTATCGGCGATGTAGGACTTGTATTACGGAATGGAGTACCTTTGAGTCAAATTGATCCGAAGCCTGTAGTTGTCAATAATTTTGAGTTGGGGCTAAATGGAACCTATGCTATGTTAAGTTACCAATTGACAGGGTACTATAGCTCTTCCAAGAAAGGCAATACTTTCGCAGAAACTTCAACGCCAGGTAATTATGAACTGATTCAGGTGCCTCAACGTATTTATGGTTTGGAATTTGTAGTCGATGTAACCCCTGTTGAATGGTTGAAGTTTGGTACTATACTCGGGTATATGGATGGTAGACAAGATTTGAAAAATGAGGGAAAATATAAGGATAAATTGGATAATTCCATTATTTCACCTTTTAAAGTAAATATCAATGCAGATTTCAAATTGACAGATCGGTGGAATGTCTATCTGCAGTATTTACATTTGGGGAAACGGGATGTGTTTCAACCTTCTGAATATAATTATGGCAAATATCCGATTTCGGGCTATGGTCTGATGGATTTCCAGACACGCTATAAATTAAAGAATCTAGCTTTCATTTTTTCAGTTAATAATATCCTAAATAATGATTACTTCCCGCTGCACGCGGAGGTGAGAGGAGCCACCAATGAAGGCCGTTATTATGTAAAAGGAAGCGGGACAATAGCAAATTTAGGTATTCAATTGGATCTGTAA
- a CDS encoding diacylglycerol kinase family protein, producing MLCSAVMKEQGKNIRLVHNPAAGDDSNGDKDQLCQLIEDLGHNCTVVTKKDAVKKIDPQTDIIALAGGDGTIRMTIMGLLEKKLRFKRPIAILPQGTANNIAISLGIPLDCEKAIGLWRDALLKKFDVGMVIGLEKKPLYFIESIGFGVFPTLIKKMDKKKTEDLSAEDEIKTALRQLRKLVETFPATTLRLTVAGNNYEKECILVEIMNIPSIGPRLVLAADADPGDGQFDIIIVTVDQRQELINYIDGLLNGTNVEFKIIPIRTSRLAMEWEGKEIHIDDERKSYFGQQLKLTLLHGIVEIITGNK from the coding sequence ATGCTTTGTTCTGCTGTTATGAAAGAACAGGGCAAAAATATCAGGTTAGTACACAATCCTGCTGCTGGAGATGACTCGAATGGAGACAAAGACCAACTATGTCAATTGATTGAAGATCTTGGCCACAATTGCACCGTAGTAACAAAAAAAGATGCTGTCAAAAAGATCGACCCACAGACGGATATCATCGCCTTGGCCGGCGGTGATGGCACCATAAGAATGACCATTATGGGGCTATTGGAAAAAAAACTAAGATTTAAGAGGCCGATCGCCATATTACCACAAGGCACTGCAAACAATATTGCTATTTCTCTCGGTATTCCTCTCGACTGTGAAAAAGCTATTGGTCTTTGGAGAGACGCTCTACTTAAAAAATTCGATGTAGGGATGGTCATAGGATTAGAAAAAAAACCTCTATATTTTATTGAATCTATCGGTTTTGGGGTATTTCCTACACTAATAAAAAAAATGGATAAAAAAAAAACGGAAGATCTTAGTGCAGAAGATGAAATCAAAACTGCACTAAGACAGCTCCGCAAACTGGTGGAAACATTTCCCGCTACCACACTGAGACTTACAGTAGCTGGAAATAACTATGAAAAAGAGTGCATACTGGTTGAGATCATGAATATACCAAGCATCGGACCGAGGCTAGTGCTTGCTGCTGATGCTGATCCTGGTGATGGACAGTTTGATATCATCATTGTCACTGTCGATCAACGTCAGGAACTTATAAACTATATCGATGGACTATTGAATGGAACAAACGTCGAATTTAAAATAATACCTATCCGGACGAGTCGATTAGCAATGGAATGGGAAGGCAAAGAAATACACATCGATGATGAGCGCAAGAGTTACTTTGGCCAACAATTGAAGCTTACCTTGCTGCATGGTATAGTTGAAATTATCACAGGCAATAAATAA
- a CDS encoding lmo0937 family membrane protein, giving the protein MEDLLYSVAISVMIVWAVTFVGGFITEDFIHILLIIAAIAFIFRAIKGISNSKVHQPQQ; this is encoded by the coding sequence ATGGAAGACCTATTATATTCGGTAGCTATTAGCGTAATGATTGTTTGGGCAGTTACTTTTGTGGGCGGATTCATAACAGAAGATTTTATTCATATTCTTTTAATCATTGCAGCTATAGCATTTATATTTCGCGCAATAAAGGGTATTAGTAATTCTAAAGTGCACCAACCTCAACAATAA
- the surE gene encoding 5'/3'-nucleotidase SurE, whose translation MNILITNDDGIYSPGIAALAQTAREFGTVKIVAPDVEQSSMGHAITHSRPLSYRRAPVTFANIDAFRVNGTPADCVALGLHMFPDTQVVLSGINMGPNLGNSIWHSGTLAAAKQATLLGITGIALSTPVGKTEPDFEGLSRWTIEVLKILLKNKGPALYNVNFPPKPQGLSWTRQSVRLYDGRVVPGEDPMARKNYWITVVPLEPAEKGTDRWAVEHNLVSITPLRLDLTAHDELAARQTSEHK comes from the coding sequence ATGAATATACTTATCACCAATGACGATGGTATCTATTCACCGGGGATTGCGGCACTGGCACAGACGGCGAGAGAGTTTGGAACGGTAAAGATTGTGGCACCCGATGTTGAGCAGTCGTCAATGGGTCACGCTATAACGCATTCCCGGCCCTTAAGCTATCGGCGTGCGCCTGTTACTTTTGCAAATATTGATGCCTTTAGGGTCAATGGAACGCCGGCAGATTGTGTGGCCTTGGGTTTACATATGTTTCCAGATACGCAGGTTGTGCTTTCAGGTATTAATATGGGACCAAACCTAGGCAATTCAATATGGCACTCAGGAACATTGGCTGCGGCAAAGCAGGCAACATTGCTCGGGATTACGGGTATTGCATTGAGTACACCTGTTGGAAAGACAGAACCTGATTTTGAAGGGCTATCTCGGTGGACAATCGAGGTGCTCAAGATATTACTGAAAAATAAGGGCCCTGCTCTTTATAATGTGAATTTTCCGCCTAAACCTCAAGGGCTTTCCTGGACAAGACAATCAGTACGTTTATATGATGGCCGTGTGGTGCCTGGAGAGGATCCTATGGCAAGGAAAAACTATTGGATCACAGTAGTGCCATTAGAACCTGCTGAAAAGGGTACTGATCGCTGGGCAGTAGAACACAATTTGGTTTCTATTACCCCCTTACGTCTTGACCTGACTGCACATGATGAACTTGCGGCCAGGCAGACAAGCGAACATAAATAA
- a CDS encoding helix-turn-helix domain-containing protein: MALLITLDNVYQLYNLDLSKKTEGIVILSQRHGPGKKYTSHSRIFDGLLLGFMVQGSMKSQIHFLEYEVNKGDIAILQPQVMIDTKSLSEDAEIITIGLSLDFITEFPVLREFVMNNQIRWQPVIRLQSEEIKLQNELLTLIQNFYHKKASPNKTQMLRHLVMVLVSMISEVYSKLPNNKNLVKSRTHEIIDEFYLLVSTYAGQQRSVVFYAEKLHLTPQYLSTFLKQKTGRSALQWIDHITILHAKTLLKSSNLSIKEISNELHFEETSVFCRYFKRIVGLSPTTYRNV, translated from the coding sequence ATGGCCCTATTAATAACTTTGGATAATGTCTATCAATTGTATAATCTTGACCTTTCAAAAAAGACGGAAGGCATAGTTATTCTTAGTCAACGACATGGCCCTGGGAAGAAGTATACAAGTCATAGCCGCATATTTGATGGTTTATTATTAGGTTTTATGGTACAGGGATCTATGAAATCTCAAATCCATTTCTTAGAATATGAAGTAAACAAAGGGGACATTGCTATTTTGCAGCCACAAGTGATGATCGACACAAAATCATTGAGTGAAGATGCTGAAATTATAACAATCGGTCTTTCATTGGATTTCATTACAGAATTTCCTGTTCTACGGGAGTTTGTCATGAACAATCAAATAAGATGGCAGCCAGTTATTAGACTTCAATCGGAAGAAATTAAACTCCAAAATGAATTATTGACCCTTATACAAAACTTCTACCATAAAAAAGCAAGTCCCAATAAGACACAAATGCTACGGCATCTCGTCATGGTGCTTGTTAGTATGATTTCTGAAGTCTATTCTAAATTACCAAATAACAAAAATTTGGTGAAAAGCCGTACGCATGAGATTATCGATGAATTTTATCTGCTTGTTTCAACGTATGCCGGGCAACAAAGAAGTGTTGTATTTTACGCTGAAAAACTACATTTAACACCTCAATATCTTTCAACTTTCCTCAAACAGAAAACTGGAAGATCTGCATTACAATGGATTGATCATATCACAATTCTACATGCTAAAACATTATTAAAATCTTCTAATTTATCAATCAAAGAAATCAGTAATGAACTTCATTTTGAAGAAACAAGCGTCTTTTGCAGATACTTCAAACGAATTGTTGGTTTGTCACCAACAACTTATCGAAACGTGTGA
- a CDS encoding LamG domain-containing protein, protein MKWIKNKLLLIFCGTLLFTACVQEKQGPMELDLSCLNNYLDTMQILLDTAKIGEVDGTYPKANAIELEQALGHLKEGISKAKAGYFVLPFEVNSFCIDASKAIQTFRNSYQETLSSGTVGELQVFGIDKKGYIDFGESNLFSSSRQFTVESWIKYDPGFFEFAIGDFVATFSHDGKGVKQGWMVNFMGSNLRMTLGMGPQQDRVLEWGAAYPTNYGQWNHLVAVYDESLASDQLKMYINGKLLFSKSNDIKDPAGVLQKYQPNSRNLKMWAFVEPEDNNRGMTGYIKKFRLWSSAKSAVEIDQLMTAEVSGTESDLICAWDFVKVPENSQSIPDKTNKFHAKIVGQHKWHKIK, encoded by the coding sequence ATGAAATGGATTAAAAACAAACTGCTTCTTATTTTTTGCGGTACGTTATTGTTTACCGCCTGTGTTCAGGAAAAGCAGGGGCCAATGGAGCTTGATCTTTCCTGCCTGAACAATTATCTGGATACCATGCAAATTCTTTTGGATACGGCCAAAATAGGTGAAGTCGATGGAACTTATCCTAAAGCGAACGCCATTGAATTAGAACAGGCATTAGGCCATCTCAAAGAGGGGATTTCCAAAGCAAAGGCCGGCTATTTTGTATTACCTTTTGAGGTGAATAGCTTTTGTATCGACGCTAGTAAAGCCATTCAAACATTTCGAAATTCCTATCAGGAAACATTATCGTCTGGTACTGTTGGTGAATTACAGGTATTTGGGATTGATAAAAAGGGATACATCGATTTTGGTGAGTCTAATTTGTTCAGCTCTTCCAGACAATTTACCGTAGAATCCTGGATCAAATATGACCCTGGTTTTTTTGAGTTTGCCATTGGAGATTTTGTCGCCACTTTTAGTCATGATGGTAAAGGTGTAAAACAAGGTTGGATGGTTAATTTTATGGGAAGTAACCTCCGTATGACGCTTGGAATGGGACCTCAGCAAGACCGTGTATTGGAGTGGGGCGCAGCCTATCCAACCAATTATGGGCAATGGAATCATCTTGTAGCTGTTTATGACGAATCCTTGGCCTCGGATCAGTTAAAGATGTATATCAATGGTAAATTATTATTCTCCAAATCTAACGATATCAAGGATCCAGCGGGTGTATTACAAAAATATCAGCCGAATAGCCGCAATCTTAAGATGTGGGCTTTTGTAGAGCCCGAGGACAATAATCGTGGTATGACGGGATATATAAAGAAATTTCGATTATGGAGTAGCGCTAAATCAGCTGTAGAAATAGACCAGTTGATGACTGCTGAAGTGTCTGGAACTGAATCGGATTTGATATGTGCTTGGGACTTCGTGAAGGTACCCGAAAACAGCCAATCGATCCCAGATAAAACCAATAAGTTCCATGCAAAAATCGTGGGCCAGCACAAATGGCACAAAATCAAATAA
- a CDS encoding TCR/Tet family MFS transporter, producing the protein MKNTGKKAAIGFIFITLLIDITGWGIILPVVPKLIAELIHGDLSEAAKYGGWLGFAYAVTQFICAPIVGNLSDKYGRRPIILISLFGFAIDYILLALAPSISWLFLGRIIAGLTGASISTASAYIADISTDEDRTKNFGLIGAAFGMGFILGPVIGGLLGYYGARVPFYAAALLCLVNFLYGWFFLPESLDKDKRRPFDWKRANPIGTFNFLKKQSKIARLVVALILVYIALHAVQSNWYFFTMYKFSWTERTVGLSLGLLGLLLGLVQGFLIRWVNPKLGDEKSVYFGLLFYAIGLMLFAFASEGWMMFVFLIPYSFGGICGPALQSIISKSIPLNEQGELQGVLASLVSATSIIGPPVMTNSFYYFTQDKALFQFSGVPFFLGSILICMSGIIIYFVFQRNSKH; encoded by the coding sequence ATGAAAAATACAGGAAAAAAAGCAGCTATCGGGTTTATATTTATTACCCTGTTGATTGATATTACAGGTTGGGGCATTATTCTTCCAGTTGTTCCTAAACTCATTGCAGAACTTATTCATGGAGACCTTAGCGAAGCAGCAAAATATGGAGGATGGCTCGGCTTTGCTTATGCTGTTACACAATTTATATGTGCGCCTATAGTGGGCAATCTCAGTGATAAATATGGTAGACGCCCAATTATCTTAATTTCTCTTTTTGGATTTGCCATCGACTATATATTATTAGCATTGGCGCCATCTATCAGTTGGCTCTTTTTGGGAAGAATCATTGCTGGGCTGACTGGGGCTAGTATTTCAACCGCTAGTGCATACATCGCTGATATATCCACGGATGAAGATAGAACCAAAAATTTTGGTTTAATAGGCGCAGCTTTTGGTATGGGGTTTATCTTGGGCCCGGTAATCGGTGGTTTACTTGGATATTACGGCGCTCGAGTACCCTTTTATGCCGCCGCTTTATTATGCCTAGTAAATTTTCTCTATGGGTGGTTTTTCCTGCCGGAAAGTTTAGATAAGGATAAACGACGACCATTTGATTGGAAACGTGCGAATCCTATTGGAACATTTAATTTTCTGAAAAAACAATCGAAAATAGCGCGCCTTGTTGTTGCCTTGATTTTGGTCTATATCGCTCTTCACGCCGTGCAGAGTAATTGGTATTTCTTTACCATGTATAAGTTTAGTTGGACAGAACGGACGGTTGGCTTATCACTTGGGTTGCTCGGATTATTGCTTGGATTAGTACAGGGGTTTTTAATAAGATGGGTAAACCCTAAATTAGGCGACGAGAAAAGTGTATATTTTGGATTACTCTTTTATGCGATCGGTCTTATGCTATTCGCATTCGCTAGTGAAGGATGGATGATGTTTGTTTTCCTTATCCCATATTCTTTCGGCGGAATCTGTGGACCCGCACTGCAATCCATTATTAGCAAGAGTATTCCTTTAAATGAACAAGGTGAACTTCAGGGAGTGTTGGCAAGTTTGGTAAGTGCAACATCTATTATTGGACCTCCTGTAATGACAAACTCATTCTACTATTTTACACAGGATAAAGCGCTATTTCAATTTTCGGGAGTGCCATTTTTTCTGGGATCCATTTTAATTTGCATGAGTGGAATCATTATATATTTTGTTTTTCAACGAAATAGTAAACATTAA
- a CDS encoding aldo/keto reductase, with product MVTTENLIQKKRFRPANKAGFGGVALGNGFQHNSDVECLKAVEAAWNAGIRLFDTSPWYGLGISERRMGLFLKDQPRESFTLSTKVGRLMLPREDFKMEQSLWKGKLNFAYQYDYSASGVRRSIEDSLQRLGLSYIDVVFIHDLSPDNGDMKDSYTHYFEQAIHGAMPELTKMREEGVIKGWGLGVNTIAPILQTLEVADPDIFLSACQYSLIKHDDELNQIFPKVAERDISIIVGAPLCAGFLSGKDRYLYDGKFPAGVKEKLNALQQVAKNHAVDLRTAALQFAAAPETVSGVIPGAHTAEQAVQNAHSFEAKIPADFWKELKHDKLIEEHAPVPNT from the coding sequence ATGGTAACAACCGAAAATTTAATACAAAAGAAAAGATTCCGTCCCGCCAACAAAGCTGGATTTGGCGGAGTGGCATTGGGAAATGGATTTCAGCACAACTCAGATGTCGAATGCTTAAAGGCAGTCGAAGCCGCCTGGAATGCAGGGATACGATTGTTTGACACCTCGCCATGGTATGGTTTGGGTATCAGCGAACGTAGGATGGGCTTATTTTTAAAAGATCAGCCTCGAGAAAGTTTTACGCTGTCAACAAAAGTAGGCCGATTAATGTTGCCACGGGAGGATTTTAAAATGGAGCAATCGTTATGGAAAGGAAAATTAAATTTTGCTTACCAATATGATTATAGCGCTTCAGGAGTGAGAAGAAGTATCGAAGATAGTCTACAGCGCTTGGGATTATCTTACATTGATGTGGTATTTATTCATGATCTTTCACCTGACAATGGAGATATGAAAGACAGCTATACACATTATTTTGAGCAAGCTATTCACGGAGCAATGCCCGAATTGACTAAGATGCGAGAAGAGGGAGTTATTAAAGGTTGGGGACTGGGAGTTAATACCATTGCGCCTATCTTACAGACATTGGAAGTTGCCGATCCAGATATTTTTCTCTCAGCCTGCCAGTATTCATTGATTAAACATGACGATGAACTGAATCAGATTTTCCCGAAAGTTGCTGAAAGAGATATTTCCATTATTGTAGGAGCGCCATTATGTGCTGGATTTTTATCGGGTAAAGATCGTTATCTCTATGATGGGAAGTTTCCTGCCGGTGTTAAAGAAAAGCTAAATGCTTTGCAACAGGTCGCGAAAAATCATGCTGTGGATCTCCGTACAGCAGCATTGCAATTTGCAGCCGCTCCCGAAACAGTGTCCGGTGTTATACCCGGAGCACATACCGCTGAGCAGGCCGTGCAAAATGCACATTCCTTTGAGGCCAAGATTCCCGCCGACTTTTGGAAAGAGTTAAAACATGATAAACTTATTGAAGAACACGCACCGGTACCCAATACCTAA